One segment of Chromatiales bacterium DNA contains the following:
- a CDS encoding AEC family transporter has product MYSQLIPIIAPVFIVALLGYGWARLAAPFNREFVTGIVMNVGVPCLILQGTAGLEADVPLFMSMIGYAVLALIVCATVGGVVLRALGQPLRSYLPPVAFGNAGNLGLPLCLFAFGPRGLGLAIGFYLVGSVSQFLVGPLFQGRRPVWRTLLTTPVNYAAVLGVTLLATETTLPAWLGNTVQLLAGMAIPLMLVALGHALGSFAVKRLPVAAALALARLGLGLAVGLGLVWFFGLEGTERGVVLIESAMPVAVFNYLLAARYDRHPDEIAGAIVISTLVSFVTLPLLLLVALPS; this is encoded by the coding sequence ATGTACAGCCAGCTCATCCCGATCATTGCCCCGGTATTCATCGTCGCCCTGCTCGGCTATGGCTGGGCGCGACTCGCTGCGCCATTCAATCGCGAGTTCGTGACCGGCATCGTGATGAATGTCGGTGTGCCCTGCCTGATCCTGCAGGGCACCGCCGGGCTTGAGGCCGACGTGCCCTTGTTCATGTCGATGATCGGCTACGCGGTGCTGGCACTGATCGTCTGTGCCACGGTGGGTGGTGTTGTCCTGCGCGCGCTGGGCCAGCCACTGCGCAGCTATCTGCCACCCGTGGCTTTCGGCAATGCCGGCAACCTGGGTCTGCCGCTGTGTCTGTTTGCTTTCGGGCCGCGGGGGCTGGGCCTTGCCATCGGCTTCTACCTGGTCGGATCGGTCTCGCAGTTCCTGGTCGGGCCGCTGTTCCAGGGGCGGCGGCCGGTCTGGCGTACCTTGCTGACCACGCCGGTGAACTATGCCGCCGTGCTGGGCGTTACGCTGCTGGCCACGGAGACGACGCTGCCTGCGTGGCTCGGCAATACCGTGCAGTTGCTGGCCGGCATGGCGATTCCGCTGATGCTGGTGGCGCTCGGTCATGCACTCGGCAGTTTTGCGGTGAAACGCCTGCCGGTCGCCGCGGCGCTGGCGCTGGCGCGCCTGGGTCTCGGCCTGGCTGTTGGCCTGGGCCTCGTGTGGTTCTTCGGGCTCGAAGGGACTGAGCGTGGCGTCGTACTGATCGAAAGCGCCATGCCGGTTGCGGTCTTCAATTATCTGCTGGCAGCCCGTTATGACCGGCACCCTGACGAGATCGCCGGTGCCATCGTGATTTCGACGCTGGTCTCCTTTGTCACCTTACCCCTGCTGCTGCTCGTGGCGCTGCCGTCCTGA